A part of Parvimonas micra genomic DNA contains:
- a CDS encoding DUF1307 domain-containing protein, with amino-acid sequence MGMVACSGGNKKVLKVANEEELKKEEEKAKKEEEKTVKTFSKDFDTKSFIVEYKGDVVNKITMKSVLSFEKLKIKNEKDANAVIAKQKQVFATLGDSAKSEVKIENKNLVMTIVVDVAKMDVNKFNKSGILGGTLDANNFKSLKAFENNLIQNGYVEKK; translated from the coding sequence ATGGGAATGGTTGCTTGCTCTGGGGGCAATAAAAAAGTTCTTAAAGTAGCTAATGAGGAAGAGTTAAAAAAAGAAGAAGAAAAAGCTAAAAAAGAAGAAGAAAAAACTGTTAAGACTTTTTCTAAGGATTTTGATACTAAATCATTTATAGTGGAATATAAAGGTGATGTAGTAAATAAAATTACAATGAAGAGCGTTTTAAGTTTTGAAAAACTTAAAATAAAAAATGAAAAAGATGCTAATGCAGTAATAGCTAAGCAAAAACAAGTTTTTGCGACTTTAGGAGATTCTGCAAAAAGTGAAGTTAAAATAGAAAATAAAAATCTTGTGATGACTATTGTTGTAGATGTTGCTAAAATGGATGTAAATAAATTTAACAAAAGTGGAATTCTTGGTGGAACATTAGATGCTAATAATTTTAAGAGTCTTAAAGCATTTGAAAATAATCTTATACAAAATGGATATGTAGAAAAGAAATAG
- a CDS encoding aminopeptidase translates to MTNKSAWLQIEDAEKDLVFSFCEDYKKFLSVAKTERLACTEIIRQAKEKGFRDLEELYKSGEKFKAGDKFYINHKNKSVALFVMGTEPLENGLNIVGAHIDSPRLDVKQNPLYEANNLTKLKTHYYGGVKLYQYATIPLAIHGVVYNSAGEKIDIHIGEDKDDPVFCVTDLLIHLSKNQLAKTAREALVGEQMNILMGNMPLKDTEKDAVKENVLKLIKEKYNFEEEDFKIAELEIVPAGVARDLGLDRSMVLGYGQDDRVCAFTTMRAIFEIENPKRTACGLFMDKEEIGSMGNTGMASYFWENTMTELVNLEGEFCQLKVNRSLKNSKVLSADVAAGFDPDFPDVCEQMNSAFIGSGISICKYTGSGGKFGSSDANAEFLAEVRKVFKENNVVWQTAELGKVDQGGGGTIALLLAKYGAEVLDAGPATLSMHSPYEVTSKIDVYMSYKAYKAFML, encoded by the coding sequence ATGACTAACAAAAGTGCATGGTTACAAATTGAAGATGCAGAAAAAGATTTAGTTTTTAGTTTCTGCGAAGACTACAAAAAGTTTTTATCAGTTGCAAAAACAGAAAGACTTGCTTGTACAGAAATTATTCGTCAAGCGAAGGAAAAGGGCTTTAGAGATTTGGAAGAACTTTATAAATCCGGTGAAAAATTTAAGGCGGGGGATAAGTTTTATATAAATCATAAAAATAAGTCAGTAGCTCTTTTCGTAATGGGGACTGAACCTTTAGAAAATGGATTGAATATCGTTGGGGCACATATTGACAGTCCACGTTTAGATGTTAAACAAAATCCTTTGTATGAAGCGAATAATTTAACAAAATTAAAAACTCATTACTATGGTGGAGTTAAATTATATCAATACGCAACAATTCCTTTAGCAATTCATGGGGTTGTTTACAATTCAGCTGGAGAAAAAATTGATATACATATTGGAGAAGATAAGGACGATCCTGTATTTTGTGTAACAGATTTATTGATTCACTTATCTAAAAATCAATTGGCTAAAACAGCTCGTGAAGCATTAGTTGGAGAACAAATGAATATTCTAATGGGCAATATGCCTTTAAAGGATACTGAAAAAGACGCTGTTAAAGAAAATGTTTTAAAATTGATAAAAGAAAAATATAATTTTGAAGAAGAAGATTTCAAAATTGCAGAATTAGAAATTGTACCTGCTGGAGTTGCAAGAGATTTAGGTCTTGACAGATCAATGGTTTTAGGATATGGTCAAGATGATAGAGTATGTGCTTTTACAACAATGCGTGCTATTTTTGAAATTGAAAATCCAAAGAGAACTGCTTGTGGATTATTTATGGATAAAGAAGAAATAGGCTCAATGGGTAATACAGGTATGGCATCATATTTCTGGGAAAACACAATGACTGAACTTGTAAATCTAGAAGGAGAATTTTGCCAATTAAAAGTTAATCGTTCATTAAAGAATTCAAAAGTTTTATCTGCAGACGTTGCAGCAGGATTTGATCCTGACTTTCCTGATGTTTGTGAACAAATGAACTCTGCATTTATCGGTTCAGGTATTTCAATTTGTAAATATACTGGAAGTGGTGGAAAATTTGGTTCAAGTGATGCAAATGCTGAATTTTTAGCAGAAGTTAGAAAAGTATTTAAAGAAAATAATGTTGTATGGCAAACTGCAGAACTTGGTAAAGTTGACCAAGGTGGCGGGGGAACAATAGCATTACTTCTTGCAAAATATGGTGCAGAAGTTTTAGATGCTGGTCCTGCTACATTGAGTATGCACTCACCATATGAAGTTACAAGTAAAATAGATGTGTATATGAGCTACAAAGCATATAAGGCATTTATGTTATAA
- a CDS encoding DUF4097 family beta strand repeat-containing protein, translating to MSRRTFMRKLMSYLKNISRTERQNVENFYNEMFDEQGIGLDDEVPESFGNPRKIAMEILAEDIEIEEEKSERSGRKKNSFWKKLSLVGLGIFSFPLLVPIFVIAILCFVIWIVFSVVGLLISLLTLPFSFIFNPESIITWGWKVIVFIILVYIFAWIIKGLYNMLINDISKNPGRYNRKYVRVNYQPSENEDYEIYEEEEMDYSNANMDTFFEDIDDIEIDFNTLSVKFEISEDEVVRVKSRNLRRTKLYCEKTQNKLKIYNKGLVGHLDDRGIIIDDDFIKDSSLTIYVPEDVSICGEINASSIKMKDLELRDFNLEVNAGNVNLNNLEVKNFDVEVNAGNIRGDVEYQDMFELDVKAGNATLEVDKLYGEIEYEYSVGMGSVKIFGESFAGFDKSGRKNRVSDVNMKIKCEAGKVTIS from the coding sequence ATGAGTAGAAGAACTTTTATGCGAAAGCTTATGTCTTATCTAAAAAATATTTCGAGGACAGAAAGGCAAAATGTAGAGAATTTTTACAATGAAATGTTTGATGAGCAGGGAATCGGTCTTGATGATGAAGTTCCTGAAAGTTTTGGAAATCCGAGAAAAATTGCAATGGAAATTTTGGCAGAAGATATTGAAATTGAAGAGGAAAAAAGTGAAAGAAGTGGTAGAAAGAAAAATAGTTTTTGGAAAAAATTATCTCTTGTAGGACTTGGAATTTTTTCTTTTCCATTATTAGTTCCAATTTTTGTTATAGCAATTCTTTGCTTTGTAATTTGGATTGTATTTTCTGTTGTAGGATTATTGATTTCTTTGCTCACTTTACCTTTTTCATTTATTTTTAATCCCGAATCAATTATTACTTGGGGTTGGAAAGTTATAGTATTTATAATTTTAGTCTATATTTTTGCGTGGATAATAAAGGGACTTTATAATATGCTAATTAATGATATTTCAAAAAATCCGGGCAGATATAACAGAAAATATGTTAGAGTTAATTATCAACCTAGTGAAAATGAAGATTATGAAATTTATGAGGAGGAAGAAATGGACTATTCAAATGCAAATATGGACACTTTTTTTGAAGATATTGACGATATAGAAATTGATTTTAATACTTTAAGTGTAAAATTTGAAATCAGTGAAGATGAAGTTGTTAGAGTGAAGTCAAGAAATTTAAGAAGAACTAAATTGTATTGTGAAAAAACTCAAAATAAATTGAAAATTTATAATAAGGGTTTAGTTGGTCATCTTGATGATAGAGGAATTATAATTGATGATGATTTTATTAAGGATTCTTCACTTACAATTTATGTTCCTGAAGATGTTTCAATTTGTGGAGAAATTAATGCTTCAAGTATTAAAATGAAAGATTTAGAGCTTAGAGATTTTAATTTAGAAGTAAATGCCGGAAATGTAAATCTAAATAATCTTGAAGTTAAGAACTTTGATGTTGAAGTAAATGCCGGAAATATCAGAGGAGATGTTGAATATCAAGATATGTTTGAACTTGATGTCAAGGCGGGAAATGCTACACTTGAAGTTGATAAATTGTATGGAGAAATAGAATATGAATATAGTGTTGGAATGGGAAGTGTAAAAATTTTCGGAGAATCCTTTGCAGGATTTGATAAAAGCGGAAGAAAAAACAGAGTTTCTGATGTTAATATGAAGATAAAATGTGAAGCGGGGAAAGTTACTATAAGTTAA
- a CDS encoding PadR family transcriptional regulator has translation MFSIQGEILDFCVLAIVNRSDTYGYEITQKLMATIEISESTLYPVLRRLLKNGLLDSYDVAFDGRNRRYYRITGAGRDVLNFNKEKWNIYVKQVNQIVGGNDE, from the coding sequence ATGTTTTCAATTCAGGGAGAAATTTTAGACTTTTGTGTTCTTGCGATAGTTAATCGAAGCGATACTTATGGTTATGAAATTACTCAGAAACTAATGGCTACCATTGAGATTTCGGAGTCAACTCTCTATCCGGTTTTGAGAAGACTTTTAAAAAATGGTCTTTTGGATAGTTATGATGTAGCTTTTGATGGTAGAAATAGAAGATATTATCGTATAACAGGGGCAGGTCGAGATGTTTTAAATTTTAATAAAGAAAAATGGAATATATATGTTAAGCAGGTAAATCAAATTGTTGGAGGTAATGATGAGTAG
- a CDS encoding polysaccharide biosynthesis protein, producing MKNNVYITGVCGTVGLELAKYYIDKGFYVIGTDINENEIVVVEKSIKNEKVKFIPFDAYSDEALNLMDTLKPDIVIHSAVIKNTKYNEIYRDYYHNVNVENTKKLINKVLNSEYVKRFIFLSSDEAYNPVNFFGKDKLEVEEVIRTVNSNDKIVQAVRFPFILESKGSVFHIFRNQAKNDLPLTVTHKDIKKIATDIKSFIGIWAEFDDKILENGIFNFEIGREISIYELAVDTIRDMKSSSNIVISGLREGEVLDRKIIKSNEEKIYDRIFKLN from the coding sequence ATGAAGAATAATGTTTATATTACTGGAGTTTGTGGAACTGTAGGATTAGAGTTGGCAAAATACTATATAGATAAAGGCTTTTATGTTATTGGAACAGATATTAATGAAAATGAGATAGTTGTTGTTGAGAAAAGTATAAAAAATGAAAAAGTAAAATTCATTCCTTTTGATGCTTATTCTGACGAGGCTTTAAATTTAATGGATACTTTAAAACCTGATATTGTTATTCATTCTGCGGTTATAAAAAATACTAAATACAACGAAATTTATCGAGATTATTATCATAATGTTAATGTTGAAAACACGAAGAAATTGATTAATAAAGTGTTAAATTCTGAATACGTAAAAAGATTTATATTTTTATCAAGTGATGAGGCATATAATCCGGTCAATTTTTTCGGGAAAGATAAATTGGAAGTGGAAGAAGTTATCAGGACTGTAAATAGTAACGATAAGATAGTACAAGCTGTTAGATTTCCATTTATACTAGAAAGTAAAGGCTCTGTTTTTCATATATTTAGAAATCAGGCAAAGAATGATTTACCTTTAACAGTTACACATAAAGATATAAAAAAGATAGCTACCGATATAAAAAGTTTCATTGGTATTTGGGCTGAATTTGATGATAAAATACTTGAAAATGGCATTTTCAATTTTGAAATTGGAAGAGAAATTTCTATATATGAACTTGCTGTGGATACAATAAGAGATATGAAATCAAGTAGCAATATAGTAATATCAGGATTAAGAGAAGGAGAAGTTTTAGATAGAAAAATTATTAAATCTAATGAAGAAAAAATCTATGATAGGATTTTTAAACTAAATTAA
- a CDS encoding tRNA 2-thiocytidine biosynthesis TtcA family protein — MENKEIKDIMENRENNLQATCPVLFPENERAELKDIERSLIKRYRKHIWSKFVKAIKEYNLIEDGDKIAVAISGGKDSLIMAKLFQELKKNGKDNFELEFIAMDPGYHPSIKELLLENASYLEIPLTYYPADIFAVADKIAGDYPCYMCARMRRGSLYAKAKELGCNKLALGHHFNDVIETTMLNLLCAGSFKTMPPKLKAKNFEDMEIIRPLYLIEEEYIIRWMKSTGLMPLNCACMVAAKKIGNKRYQIKDLIENLKKDFKNVDSSIFRAAENVNINLLLGYEINGHKVDFNEKYENDNPFYE; from the coding sequence ATGGAAAATAAGGAAATAAAAGATATAATGGAAAATAGAGAAAATAATTTACAGGCGACTTGTCCTGTTCTTTTTCCTGAAAATGAAAGAGCCGAGCTTAAAGATATTGAAAGGTCGCTGATAAAAAGATATAGAAAACATATTTGGTCAAAATTTGTAAAGGCGATTAAAGAATACAATTTAATAGAAGACGGAGATAAGATTGCGGTTGCAATTTCAGGCGGAAAAGATAGCTTAATTATGGCAAAGCTTTTTCAAGAACTTAAAAAGAATGGGAAAGATAATTTTGAACTTGAATTTATTGCAATGGATCCGGGTTATCATCCGTCAATAAAAGAGTTGCTTTTAGAAAATGCAAGTTATCTTGAAATTCCTCTTACATATTATCCTGCTGATATTTTTGCAGTTGCAGACAAAATTGCAGGTGATTATCCTTGCTATATGTGTGCAAGAATGAGAAGAGGCTCACTCTATGCGAAAGCTAAAGAGCTTGGTTGTAACAAATTGGCATTAGGTCATCATTTTAATGATGTTATTGAAACTACAATGCTTAACTTACTATGCGCAGGTAGTTTTAAGACAATGCCACCTAAACTAAAGGCGAAAAATTTTGAAGATATGGAAATAATAAGACCGTTATATCTTATAGAAGAAGAATATATCATAAGGTGGATGAAGTCAACGGGACTTATGCCTTTAAATTGTGCCTGTATGGTTGCAGCTAAAAAAATTGGAAACAAAAGATATCAAATAAAAGACTTAATCGAAAACTTGAAAAAAGACTTTAAAAATGTCGACAGTTCAATTTTTAGAGCAGCCGAAAATGTAAATATCAATTTACTATTGGGCTATGAAATAAATGGACATAAAGTTGATTTCAACGAAAAATACGAAAATGACAATCCATTTTATGAATAG
- the rlmH gene encoding 23S rRNA (pseudouridine(1915)-N(3))-methyltransferase RlmH, whose product MNIKILCVGKLSEKFFKDACDEYKKRISAFSKIEIIEIPEEKILTQTPSKLEIENVLKKEEGRILNKISDSDFVITLEILGKSIDSENFSKFLEEKMNDGNSKFIFVIGGSFGLGDEIKKRSNFKLSFSKFTLPHQLFRVVLLEQIYRAFKIMNNQIYHK is encoded by the coding sequence ATGAATATAAAAATTTTATGTGTAGGAAAACTATCTGAAAAATTTTTCAAAGACGCTTGTGATGAGTATAAAAAGAGAATTTCAGCCTTTTCAAAAATTGAAATTATAGAAATTCCTGAAGAAAAAATTTTGACACAAACACCGAGTAAATTGGAAATTGAAAATGTATTAAAAAAAGAAGAGGGAAGAATTTTAAATAAAATTTCAGACTCCGATTTTGTTATAACTCTTGAAATTTTAGGAAAATCAATAGATAGTGAAAATTTTTCAAAATTTTTAGAAGAAAAAATGAATGACGGAAATTCAAAATTTATATTTGTAATTGGAGGAAGTTTTGGACTTGGAGATGAAATAAAGAAAAGAAGTAATTTTAAACTTTCTTTTTCAAAATTTACACTCCCTCACCAACTATTTAGAGTTGTGTTATTGGAACAAATCTACAGAGCTTTTAAAATTATGAACAATCAAATATATCATAAATAG
- a CDS encoding MBL fold metallo-hydrolase, with product MGLRFCPLFSGSDGNCCFLEVDNKRYLIDAGFSGKKIESNLKHLGVDPSTIDLIFLTHEHIDHIRGAGVLSRRYDIKICSNVETLTAGASKLGKIKDENIVVIGTEKKHRFSLFDLYTLEISHDCARGMGFVFNTDYGKVSLLTDTGIITNHMKEKIKGSKIFYFEANHDLEMLKKGPYDYNLKQRILGDFGHISNVTSGNVLSEVVTDKCKKVYLGHLSETNNEEKLAYDEVFGILNKENVMQYTNLEVAKRFDNSSITEV from the coding sequence ATGGGCTTAAGATTTTGTCCGCTTTTTAGCGGGAGCGACGGAAATTGTTGCTTTTTAGAAGTTGATAATAAAAGATATTTAATAGATGCAGGTTTTAGTGGAAAGAAAATAGAAAGTAATTTAAAACATTTGGGAGTTGATCCTAGTACGATAGATTTAATATTTTTAACTCATGAACATATTGATCATATAAGAGGTGCAGGAGTGCTTTCCAGACGTTATGACATCAAAATTTGTAGTAATGTTGAAACACTGACTGCCGGAGCATCTAAACTAGGTAAAATTAAAGATGAAAATATTGTTGTTATCGGCACTGAAAAGAAACACAGATTTTCTCTTTTTGATTTATATACCTTGGAAATTTCTCACGATTGTGCGAGAGGAATGGGCTTTGTTTTTAATACGGATTATGGGAAAGTCAGCCTTTTAACTGATACGGGAATTATTACAAACCACATGAAAGAAAAGATTAAGGGGTCAAAGATTTTTTATTTTGAGGCAAATCACGATTTGGAAATGCTTAAAAAAGGACCTTATGATTATAATTTAAAACAGAGAATTTTGGGAGATTTCGGACATATTTCAAATGTTACAAGTGGAAATGTACTCTCTGAAGTTGTAACTGACAAATGCAAAAAGGTATATCTTGGACATTTAAGTGAAACTAATAATGAAGAAAAACTCGCTTATGACGAAGTTTTTGGAATTTTAAATAAAGAAAATGTAATGCAATATACTAATTTAGAAGTTGCTAAGAGATTTGACAACAGTAGTATAACGGAAGTGTAA
- a CDS encoding acyltransferase family protein, with protein sequence MQIDLEIKNRNYGIDLLRIITMFMIVNLHILYHGGILSSEKLYFGSTKFNIVWIIEIVSYVAVNCYALISGFVGVNSKNKYSNIILLWLRVAFYSILIYLIACKCGVVEYDYNTFITYCFPVLNTKYWYFTAYFCLFFFMPILNVGLQNLKYEQLRNAIIMIIIVVSILPFIYAGDVFHCKNGYSFVWLMVLYLIGGFIGKYNLNIKFSKILMLLLFIVCVALEFGSLYLTNYMKLKGVENFKYTLVSYTSPTMLLSGIALLVLFSKLKLGFLGKIISFLSPLCFSVYLIHEHKVIRNKYIAGQFERFLDYPTKEMVISITITVISIFFIGIFIDYFRECLFKVLRLKKLFSFLDKN encoded by the coding sequence TTGCAAATAGATTTAGAAATAAAAAATAGAAACTATGGGATTGATTTGCTTCGAATTATTACAATGTTTATGATTGTAAATTTGCATATTTTGTATCATGGTGGAATTTTATCGAGTGAAAAATTATATTTTGGAAGTACAAAATTTAATATAGTATGGATAATAGAGATAGTTTCTTATGTGGCTGTGAATTGTTATGCTTTGATATCCGGTTTTGTTGGAGTCAATTCAAAAAATAAGTATTCCAATATAATTTTATTATGGCTTAGAGTTGCTTTTTATTCTATTTTAATATATTTAATAGCTTGTAAATGTGGAGTTGTAGAATATGATTACAATACTTTTATCACTTATTGTTTTCCTGTTTTGAATACAAAATATTGGTATTTTACAGCATATTTCTGCCTATTTTTCTTTATGCCAATATTAAATGTGGGGTTACAAAATTTAAAGTATGAGCAACTTAGAAATGCAATTATTATGATAATAATTGTAGTTTCTATACTTCCTTTTATTTATGCAGGAGATGTTTTTCATTGCAAAAATGGATATAGTTTTGTATGGTTAATGGTTTTATATTTAATTGGCGGTTTTATAGGAAAGTATAATTTGAATATAAAATTTTCTAAAATTTTAATGCTATTATTATTTATTGTTTGTGTAGCTTTGGAATTTGGAAGTCTATATTTGACAAATTATATGAAATTAAAAGGAGTTGAAAACTTCAAATATACTTTAGTTTCATACACATCTCCAACTATGCTGTTATCAGGAATTGCATTGCTTGTTCTATTTTCAAAACTAAAATTAGGATTTTTAGGAAAGATAATTTCTTTTCTTTCTCCTCTTTGTTTTTCGGTTTATTTAATACACGAGCATAAAGTAATTAGAAATAAATATATAGCTGGACAATTTGAAAGGTTTTTGGATTATCCGACTAAAGAAATGGTAATTTCAATAACAATAACAGTAATTTCTATATTCTTTATTGGAATATTTATAGATTATTTTAGAGAATGTTTATTTAAAGTTTTGAGATTGAAAAAATTATTTAGCTTTTTAGATAAAAATTAG
- a CDS encoding DUF3343 domain-containing protein yields MKETKLYITFYTTAEAMATESVCRENNILGKLVPVPRVLSAGCGIAWECSPGLKASLLELLEKEDIEWEECKEI; encoded by the coding sequence ATGAAAGAAACTAAACTTTATATAACATTCTATACAACTGCAGAGGCAATGGCGACTGAAAGTGTATGTAGAGAAAATAACATTTTGGGAAAACTTGTCCCTGTACCAAGAGTTTTATCTGCCGGTTGCGGAATTGCTTGGGAATGTAGTCCGGGTTTAAAAGCTAGTCTTTTAGAACTTTTGGAAAAAGAAGATATAGAATGGGAAGAATGTAAAGAAATTTAG
- a CDS encoding sulfurtransferase TusA family protein: protein MKELDVRGLSCPEPVLILQDALKENKNETYKVLASEAHVVKNITHFANSQGKKTSVKEVGLDFEIIVE from the coding sequence ATGAAAGAATTAGACGTTAGAGGATTATCTTGTCCGGAACCGGTTTTAATTTTACAAGATGCTCTTAAAGAAAATAAAAATGAAACATACAAAGTCTTAGCCAGTGAAGCTCATGTAGTAAAGAATATTACTCATTTTGCAAATAGTCAAGGCAAAAAAACTTCTGTAAAAGAAGTTGGGTTAGACTTTGAAATTATTGTAGAATAA
- the yedE gene encoding YedE family putative selenium transporter, with the protein MRFFNTKKGLLTLGIIAGLGAALLAYLGNPKNMAFCIACFIRDTAGAMKFHNAEVVQYFRPEIVGIIVGAFLISLFTKEYRSTAGSSPVIRFFLGVIMMVCALVFLGCPLRMILRMSAGDISSYVGFVGFVAGVATGAFFLRKGFSLGRAYPIKKENGYVLPVVVAVLFVLSIAVPSLYVFSKKGPGSMHAIWYGALVVGLLFGVIAQRSRMCFAGSIRDIILVKDFRLISVIAGIFIVMLGYNIATNNFKFVAFGPIAHAQTIWNLLSMYAVGFCAVLLGGCPLRQLVLAGTGSSDSVITVLGMFVGAAFAHNFKLAGGAAAVENAAKGIKAAAGGPGINGQIFVIISIIALFIVAFYGVKREKNK; encoded by the coding sequence ATGCGTTTTTTTAACACAAAAAAAGGATTGTTGACTTTAGGAATTATCGCAGGACTTGGAGCCGCTTTACTTGCATATTTAGGCAATCCTAAAAACATGGCTTTCTGTATAGCTTGTTTTATTAGAGATACTGCAGGAGCTATGAAGTTCCATAATGCAGAAGTGGTTCAATATTTTAGACCGGAAATTGTAGGTATTATTGTAGGTGCATTTTTAATTTCATTATTTACTAAAGAATATAGATCCACAGCAGGTTCATCACCTGTTATCAGATTTTTCTTGGGTGTAATAATGATGGTTTGTGCATTAGTATTCTTAGGTTGTCCTTTAAGAATGATTTTAAGAATGTCAGCTGGAGATATCAGTTCTTATGTAGGATTTGTAGGATTTGTAGCAGGGGTTGCAACAGGTGCATTCTTCTTAAGAAAAGGCTTCAGTTTAGGAAGAGCTTATCCAATTAAAAAAGAAAATGGATATGTTTTACCAGTAGTTGTAGCAGTATTATTTGTTCTATCTATTGCAGTACCATCTCTTTATGTTTTCAGTAAAAAAGGACCCGGAAGTATGCATGCAATATGGTATGGTGCTTTAGTAGTTGGACTTTTATTTGGTGTAATTGCACAAAGAAGTAGAATGTGTTTTGCAGGATCAATTAGAGATATAATCTTAGTAAAAGATTTCAGATTAATCTCAGTTATAGCAGGAATTTTTATTGTAATGTTAGGATATAATATAGCTACAAATAACTTTAAATTCGTTGCTTTTGGACCAATAGCTCATGCTCAAACAATTTGGAATTTACTATCTATGTATGCTGTAGGTTTCTGTGCAGTATTACTTGGTGGTTGTCCATTAAGACAATTAGTTCTTGCAGGAACAGGATCTTCAGATTCAGTTATTACTGTACTTGGAATGTTTGTAGGTGCAGCCTTTGCTCATAATTTCAAATTAGCAGGTGGCGCAGCAGCAGTTGAAAATGCAGCAAAAGGAATTAAAGCTGCAGCAGGTGGACCTGGAATAAATGGACAAATATTTGTTATTATTTCAATAATTGCTTTGTTTATAGTAGCTTTTTACGGAGTGAAAAGAGAAAAAAATAAATAA
- a CDS encoding aminotransferase class V-fold PLP-dependent enzyme, with protein MIYFDNAATTKNKPAEVIDAVVNAMKNFGNSSRGVHEESLSADRIVFETRKKLAKMFNVGNSRQVVFTKNATESLNIAINGLFLENDHIITSVAEHNSVLRPINYLKEKGVEVSYIGVSENGVINFDEIPSLIKANTKAIVITHASNVTGNITDLKKYGDFCRNNNLLFVVDASQTAGAFNIDMKEMNIDVLCFTGHKSMLGPQGTGALCVREEVYIRPFMVGGSGTHSYDEFQPDKMPTRLEAGTLNSHGIAGLHSSIDYILRNKMENLTNKALELARRFYDGVTKFPEVKVYGDFETEYRAPIVSLNISDMDSSEVSNILYEDYKISTRPGAHCAPLIHKALGTVEQGMVRFSFSHSNTFDEVELAINAIKKIIDDRR; from the coding sequence ATGATTTATTTTGATAATGCAGCGACTACAAAAAACAAACCTGCAGAAGTTATTGATGCAGTTGTAAATGCAATGAAAAACTTTGGTAACTCCTCTCGTGGAGTTCATGAAGAAAGTTTAAGTGCAGATAGGATTGTTTTTGAAACCAGAAAAAAATTAGCAAAGATGTTTAATGTTGGAAATTCCCGTCAGGTAGTTTTCACAAAAAATGCAACTGAAAGTCTAAATATTGCAATAAATGGATTATTTTTAGAAAATGACCATATAATCACTTCCGTTGCAGAACATAATTCTGTTTTAAGACCTATAAATTATTTGAAAGAAAAGGGTGTTGAAGTAAGTTACATAGGAGTTTCTGAAAATGGAGTTATTAATTTTGATGAGATTCCATCTTTAATTAAAGCGAATACGAAGGCGATAGTTATAACTCATGCATCAAATGTTACGGGAAATATTACAGATTTAAAAAAGTATGGAGATTTTTGTAGAAATAATAATCTTCTTTTTGTTGTCGATGCATCTCAAACTGCAGGAGCTTTTAATATAGATATGAAAGAGATGAATATTGATGTACTTTGTTTTACTGGGCATAAATCAATGCTTGGACCTCAAGGAACTGGAGCATTATGTGTTAGAGAAGAAGTCTATATAAGACCTTTTATGGTTGGTGGAAGCGGAACTCACAGTTATGATGAGTTTCAACCTGATAAGATGCCGACAAGACTTGAAGCCGGTACTTTAAATTCACATGGAATTGCAGGGCTTCACTCATCTATTGACTATATTTTAAGAAATAAAATGGAAAATTTAACGAATAAGGCTTTGGAGCTTGCAAGAAGATTTTATGATGGAGTAACTAAATTTCCTGAAGTTAAGGTTTATGGAGATTTTGAAACAGAATATAGAGCACCAATAGTTTCTTTAAATATCTCAGATATGGATTCTTCTGAAGTTAGTAATATTTTGTATGAAGATTATAAAATTTCAACAAGACCGGGAGCTCATTGTGCACCTCTTATACATAAAGCACTTGGAACTGTTGAACAGGGTATGGTTAGATTTAGCTTTTCCCATTCAAATACTTTTGATGAGGTAGAGCTTGCTATAAACGCAATAAAAAAAATTATAGATGATAGGAGGTAA